One segment of Acidianus sp. HS-5 DNA contains the following:
- a CDS encoding AAA family ATPase yields MERKRCRISVLGIKGGVGKSTISLSLGMFLARNSKKVLLIDRDILGFASYLSGIRGKGLLSKVIDDEEDYWNCLASLSFGDGKLTIIKLFGDGYRLDEDLEKVHSNNLLREKFSKLYKSFLTADDYDYFIVDNPQGVLTNNPLVMHELEVFYSVINDIENLRVYVTNYSINTIATTIKYAKSVEKDIKYRGFPLAFIVNLVPSNLDDLENAKTYAIKGQEEIGAKFSVVIPIYPDLLNFARPINEIPEIKEINEFGNKLLSGDLTVSGPISYDNNIEWILNDENSVLIFGPAGSGKLALTLKLIKIAEKDKKVVIVSTNNKLENFLRENKFMNFTFIHIAQKYNEDRFNAKNIGEILKISKKLSTEILKEIKDFDKSLIIIYRANDLSPASNCCDTIAEKQEFWSSLISTIKFKKNTNLVLICDKIGEECNVLSSLVDVIVETNNDGKYKIERNIA; encoded by the coding sequence GTGGAAAGAAAAAGATGTAGAATTAGTGTACTAGGTATTAAAGGTGGAGTAGGAAAATCTACTATATCCTTAAGTTTAGGAATGTTTCTAGCTAGAAACTCTAAGAAGGTTCTCCTTATAGACAGAGATATTCTAGGCTTTGCATCATATCTTTCGGGCATTAGAGGAAAAGGATTGTTGTCAAAGGTCATTGATGACGAAGAAGATTATTGGAATTGTCTTGCGAGCTTAAGCTTTGGAGACGGAAAGCTGACTATCATTAAATTATTTGGAGATGGATACAGGTTAGACGAAGATTTAGAAAAGGTACATTCTAATAATCTATTGAGAGAAAAATTTTCTAAACTATATAAGAGCTTTTTGACTGCAGATGATTATGATTACTTCATAGTAGACAATCCTCAAGGGGTTTTAACAAATAATCCTTTAGTTATGCATGAGTTAGAAGTCTTCTACTCTGTAATTAATGACATAGAGAATTTAAGAGTTTACGTAACTAACTATTCTATTAATACGATAGCAACAACGATAAAATACGCTAAGAGCGTGGAAAAAGATATAAAATACAGAGGATTTCCTTTGGCATTTATAGTTAATCTAGTTCCAAGTAATTTAGATGACTTAGAGAACGCAAAAACTTATGCAATAAAAGGACAAGAAGAAATAGGTGCTAAATTTTCCGTAGTTATTCCCATTTACCCTGATTTATTAAACTTTGCTAGACCAATAAATGAGATACCCGAAATTAAAGAAATTAATGAGTTTGGAAATAAACTGCTTTCAGGAGATCTCACTGTTAGCGGGCCTATTAGCTATGATAATAATATTGAATGGATATTAAATGACGAGAATTCAGTACTTATATTTGGTCCTGCTGGGTCAGGAAAATTAGCTTTAACATTGAAATTAATAAAAATTGCAGAGAAAGATAAGAAAGTTGTAATTGTCTCTACTAATAATAAGTTGGAGAATTTTTTAAGGGAAAACAAATTTATGAATTTTACATTTATACACATAGCACAAAAATATAATGAAGACAGATTTAACGCTAAGAATATAGGAGAAATACTTAAAATTAGTAAAAAACTAAGTACGGAAATACTTAAGGAGATAAAAGATTTCGATAAAAGTCTCATTATAATTTATAGGGCTAACGATCTGTCTCCAGCTTCTAACTGTTGCGATACAATTGCCGAAAAACAAGAATTCTGGTCTTCGCTTATAAGCACTATAAAGTTCAAGAAAAATACGAATCTAGTCTTAATTTGCGATAAGATAGGAGAAGAATGCAACGTCCTATCGTCGTTAGTAGACGTTATAGTTGAGACCAATAATGATGGAAAATATAAGATCGAAAGGAATATAGCATGA
- a CDS encoding DEAD/DEAH box helicase, with protein MSNFVRLDIQALDRYQPLMVISPTGSGKTFSVIKYALKQSVYNKVIFAMPTKAAIREVFTKLSLFTEDVGRDDSDARLEENFNVEEVWRKKIVVTSYERLLQQMISSPSILYNSLLVIDEAHLLLSEGRNCTIQEILAYYKYLREKNGGKINVILLSATMPDVDSLSEYLEAKSILNDKRPVNINVKVVRVKKSKGDYYLSKAKEFINYVKKGELKLEDYKQILVYTNTRRSAEEISKLIEKELHVTTTFHHAGLPIEVRKSIEEDMRSDENKYKVIVSTDTLALSINTNVDAVVVLALKRFAGLRSYVEPSTIAQVIGRAGRPGYSEKGLAVIFAEPDEIKVINRALKKEFGRVPEPLDYPQTVLRWIYSGLDPLLLAKYGYKYSPSKIKDALSFLKNLGSIQKGKITPLGEVFAYEMVPKRGMNLLKLIIKFDRKGNSLARALYYSFIYSYFIDEYSSRKVNEGEILKEGDSVFLDVIKPLRGSFGKFTYFTVGEKFEPSAWFYYSLTVPQIISTDDIAESIRKSSEIIYNLSNSSLINKDLAVPSYFIMRLMRSYRRVLRENKGIIDFIKFCFSNYQELSKSGLEFFDSQFSK; from the coding sequence ATGAGTAACTTTGTTAGGCTTGATATCCAAGCTTTGGACCGTTATCAACCATTAATGGTTATCTCCCCTACGGGCTCTGGAAAGACTTTCTCGGTAATAAAATATGCACTAAAACAGAGCGTATACAATAAAGTAATATTTGCGATGCCGACAAAGGCCGCAATTAGGGAAGTTTTTACTAAGTTATCTCTCTTTACAGAAGACGTTGGAAGAGACGATAGCGATGCAAGGCTTGAAGAGAACTTTAATGTGGAAGAAGTATGGAGGAAGAAAATCGTTGTTACGAGTTATGAGAGGTTACTTCAACAAATGATTTCCTCTCCTTCCATTTTATACAACTCTCTTTTAGTAATTGATGAGGCCCATTTACTCCTCTCTGAAGGAAGGAACTGTACTATTCAAGAAATCTTAGCTTATTATAAATACCTTAGGGAGAAGAACGGGGGTAAGATAAACGTAATCCTGCTTAGCGCTACAATGCCCGACGTTGACTCTCTTTCAGAGTATTTAGAAGCAAAATCAATTTTAAACGATAAAAGGCCAGTAAATATTAACGTAAAAGTAGTTAGAGTAAAGAAATCCAAGGGAGACTATTACCTAAGTAAAGCTAAAGAGTTCATAAATTACGTAAAAAAGGGAGAACTTAAGCTCGAAGATTATAAACAGATACTTGTTTACACAAACACTAGAAGATCTGCAGAGGAAATATCTAAACTGATAGAGAAAGAACTTCACGTTACAACTACCTTTCACCACGCAGGTTTGCCTATAGAAGTAAGAAAAAGTATAGAGGAAGACATGAGGAGTGATGAGAATAAATATAAGGTAATAGTTTCCACTGATACTTTAGCACTCAGTATAAATACTAACGTAGATGCGGTAGTAGTTTTAGCCTTAAAGAGATTCGCAGGTTTAAGGTCTTATGTAGAGCCTTCAACAATTGCTCAAGTTATAGGTAGAGCAGGTAGACCGGGTTACTCGGAGAAGGGATTAGCGGTAATTTTCGCAGAACCAGACGAAATTAAGGTTATTAATAGGGCATTAAAAAAGGAATTCGGAAGGGTTCCTGAACCTTTAGATTATCCACAGACTGTCTTAAGGTGGATTTACAGCGGTTTGGATCCTTTACTCCTAGCAAAGTACGGTTATAAATACTCTCCATCAAAAATAAAGGACGCATTATCTTTTCTTAAAAATTTAGGTTCAATACAGAAAGGTAAGATAACTCCTTTAGGTGAAGTCTTCGCTTATGAAATGGTTCCTAAGAGAGGTATGAATTTACTTAAGCTTATAATAAAATTTGATAGAAAAGGAAATTCCTTGGCAAGGGCTTTATATTACTCCTTTATTTATTCATACTTTATAGACGAATACTCCAGTAGGAAAGTAAATGAAGGAGAGATACTAAAGGAAGGTGATTCAGTATTTCTAGACGTAATTAAACCTTTAAGAGGAAGTTTTGGTAAATTCACATATTTTACAGTTGGAGAGAAATTCGAGCCTTCAGCATGGTTTTACTATTCTTTAACAGTTCCTCAAATTATCTCCACTGATGATATTGCGGAGAGTATTAGGAAATCTTCTGAAATAATTTACAATCTGTCAAATTCTTCTCTTATAAACAAAGATTTAGCAGTGCCTTCTTATTTTATAATGAGGCTCATGAGATCTTACAGGAGAGTTTTGAGAGAAAATAAAGGAATTATAGATTTTATAAAATTCTGCTTTTCAAATTACCAAGAGCTCTCTAAATCCGGGCTTGAATTCTTTGATTCTCAATTTTCAAAATAA
- a CDS encoding S9 family peptidase, translated as MTPEEAYSINLISDVRLNNEGNLLHVETWIDDSNYKSAIFLDGRKIITGKVSLPKFNGEYLYYVKGGKESCLFRKSPYSDEEKLVCLGKISDYTFHPKGILVLGEDKVNKNIPFEATKLKYRFDSRGLLRTRQALYLFSTKLEKIVSGDFDVTGVATNGNRVVISATKENDDIGLSDVYEVDLSNGELRRITQGEGIVNALAMNEKGEIAYLGHRKGRTPWAVEEIILPEEDKSFLCGNTCGGDVLTDLFDGVKTRISFISDTLYSLGQIKGEVQIYKISDKVEQITEGKIVVRGFDVNSKGDLAYFYTTPAKPSILHYREDYDPNPGVEGVEPQEINDEVQGWTIITDSNNPTILFIHGGPHAAYGYGYFIEFQFFVSNGFNVIYCNPRGSQGYGEDFAKACVGDWGGKDMQDIINFTRRVIEKYGLKGKIGVTGGSYGGYMTNWMVTQTDMFSAAIAERSISNLVSMCGTSDIGFWFNPIEAGIDDPWKQENIEKLMRISPIYYVKNVKTPTMLIQGEEDYRCPIEQAEQFFMALKMNGIPTALERYPGDSHEHARKGKPKNMIDRLYKKIWWFTKYLR; from the coding sequence ATGACGCCAGAAGAAGCGTATTCAATAAATCTCATTTCTGATGTAAGATTAAATAATGAAGGAAATTTACTTCATGTAGAAACTTGGATAGACGACAGCAATTATAAATCAGCAATATTCCTTGACGGTAGGAAAATAATAACGGGGAAAGTAAGCTTACCTAAGTTTAACGGCGAATATTTATATTACGTTAAAGGAGGGAAAGAGTCCTGCTTATTTAGAAAATCTCCATACAGTGATGAAGAAAAGCTAGTTTGTCTAGGTAAAATCTCAGATTATACATTTCATCCGAAAGGAATACTGGTTCTGGGAGAAGATAAAGTAAATAAAAATATACCTTTCGAAGCTACAAAGCTTAAGTACAGATTTGACAGTAGAGGTCTTTTAAGAACTAGGCAAGCTCTTTATCTATTTTCAACAAAGCTAGAGAAGATAGTTAGTGGAGATTTCGACGTGACTGGAGTTGCAACTAACGGTAATAGAGTAGTAATTTCTGCAACCAAGGAAAACGACGACATAGGTCTTTCAGACGTTTATGAAGTTGATCTTTCTAATGGCGAATTGAGGAGGATAACCCAAGGAGAAGGGATAGTGAATGCCTTAGCTATGAATGAAAAAGGAGAAATAGCTTATCTAGGCCATAGAAAAGGCAGAACTCCTTGGGCTGTAGAGGAAATTATTCTTCCAGAAGAGGATAAGAGCTTTCTCTGTGGGAATACTTGTGGCGGTGATGTATTAACTGATCTTTTTGATGGAGTAAAGACAAGGATTTCATTCATAAGTGATACTCTTTACTCTTTAGGCCAGATTAAAGGTGAAGTTCAGATTTACAAAATAAGTGATAAAGTCGAACAAATAACTGAAGGTAAAATAGTTGTTAGAGGCTTCGATGTTAACTCTAAGGGAGATTTAGCATATTTCTACACTACTCCTGCTAAGCCTTCGATTCTTCATTACAGAGAGGATTACGATCCCAATCCAGGAGTAGAAGGAGTCGAACCTCAGGAAATTAATGACGAGGTTCAAGGATGGACTATAATTACTGACTCCAATAATCCAACAATACTCTTTATTCACGGAGGGCCTCATGCAGCTTACGGTTACGGTTATTTTATAGAATTCCAGTTCTTCGTCTCTAACGGATTTAACGTAATTTACTGCAATCCCAGAGGAAGCCAAGGTTACGGAGAGGATTTTGCAAAGGCTTGCGTAGGCGATTGGGGAGGAAAGGATATGCAGGATATAATCAATTTTACTAGAAGAGTTATTGAAAAATATGGTTTAAAAGGCAAAATCGGTGTAACCGGAGGCTCTTACGGAGGTTATATGACCAATTGGATGGTTACGCAAACTGACATGTTTTCTGCGGCAATCGCTGAGAGGAGTATATCAAATCTTGTAAGCATGTGCGGTACAAGCGATATAGGCTTTTGGTTTAATCCAATTGAAGCAGGAATTGATGACCCTTGGAAGCAGGAGAATATTGAAAAACTGATGAGGATTTCTCCAATTTATTACGTGAAAAACGTTAAGACACCAACAATGCTAATCCAAGGGGAAGAAGATTATAGATGTCCTATTGAACAAGCTGAGCAATTCTTTATGGCCTTGAAGATGAACGGAATTCCTACAGCGCTGGAGAGATATCCTGGAGATTCTCATGAGCACGCTAGAAAGGGAAAACCTAAGAATATGATAGATAGACTTTATAAAAAAATATGGTGGTTTACGAAGTATTTGAGATGA
- a CDS encoding uracil-DNA glycosylase, with translation MFRTPMLEDEIISCYRCPRLRQYSEIIAKVKVRRFKDWEYWGKPLPGYGDVNAKLLIVGLAPAAHGGNRTGRVFTGDESGKWVIRALYELGLSNLEVSSSREDNLILKDVYLTNAVKCAPPKNKPSREEILNCSYFLKKEIESLINLKVILALGKVAFDSVCMTFNKGCNFSHGVVYDTVGKKIIGSYHPSAQNTKTGRLTWESFMAVMRKAYELTRE, from the coding sequence ATGTTCAGAACACCAATGTTAGAAGATGAGATCATCTCCTGTTATAGATGTCCTAGGCTTAGACAATATTCCGAAATTATCGCAAAAGTAAAAGTTAGGAGATTTAAAGACTGGGAATATTGGGGAAAGCCTTTACCCGGTTACGGCGACGTAAATGCTAAATTACTTATTGTAGGATTAGCTCCAGCTGCTCATGGAGGAAATAGGACGGGCAGAGTATTTACAGGAGATGAGTCAGGAAAATGGGTGATAAGAGCTCTTTACGAACTAGGTTTGTCAAACCTAGAAGTATCTTCAAGTAGAGAAGATAATCTGATCTTAAAAGATGTGTATTTAACTAATGCAGTAAAGTGTGCTCCGCCAAAAAATAAACCTTCAAGAGAAGAAATCCTGAATTGTAGTTATTTCCTAAAGAAAGAGATTGAGTCACTGATAAACCTTAAGGTCATATTAGCTTTAGGCAAAGTAGCCTTTGATTCAGTATGCATGACCTTTAATAAGGGATGCAATTTTTCTCACGGTGTAGTTTATGATACTGTAGGCAAGAAGATCATAGGAAGTTATCATCCAAGTGCACAAAATACTAAAACTGGAAGACTTACTTGGGAGTCCTTTATGGCAGTTATGAGGAAAGCTTATGAGCTAACAAGGGAGTGA
- a CDS encoding sugar nucleotide-binding protein gives MIGITDEGELAKALTNSIDDEFIFIDSPKKVYETKPDVVIHALEDNSNKPSMWNLNTWFAVNIARAANKIGSLNVYFSTFMIYDGKKGYYSETSTPSPLNYYGMSKLVGETAIASLGNYLILRLGAVYSPSYKGFLFHAIKALIKKGVAKCNTNLYLSPISVKDVAYAVRYLLRKDARGVINLAGKRFSEYEICRKFSDDYGGMSIPIEGKYFDFSLDNWLLRSFGLKIDGI, from the coding sequence ATGATTGGAATAACAGACGAAGGAGAATTAGCTAAGGCTTTGACTAACAGTATTGACGACGAATTCATATTCATAGATTCTCCTAAGAAGGTTTACGAGACTAAGCCAGACGTTGTTATACATGCTTTAGAGGACAATTCAAATAAGCCTTCAATGTGGAATTTGAATACTTGGTTCGCAGTCAATATTGCTAGGGCAGCTAATAAGATAGGATCTTTGAACGTTTACTTCTCAACTTTCATGATATATGATGGCAAAAAAGGATATTATTCTGAAACATCTACTCCTAGTCCATTAAATTATTACGGAATGAGCAAATTAGTAGGAGAAACTGCAATTGCCTCCTTAGGGAATTACCTCATTTTAAGGTTGGGAGCAGTTTATTCCCCTTCTTACAAGGGTTTTCTTTTTCACGCAATTAAAGCATTAATTAAGAAGGGAGTAGCTAAGTGCAATACTAACCTTTACTTGTCGCCAATTTCTGTTAAGGATGTAGCTTATGCGGTTAGGTACTTATTGAGAAAAGATGCCAGAGGAGTAATAAACTTAGCAGGAAAAAGGTTTTCAGAATATGAAATTTGTAGAAAATTTTCAGATGATTATGGCGGTATGAGTATTCCAATTGAAGGTAAGTACTTTGATTTTTCCTTAGATAATTGGCTACTAAGGAGCTTTGGTTTAAAAATAGATGGAATTTAA